From the Desulfobacterales bacterium genome, the window GCTGACCGGTGCGACGGTACATCACCCCCAGGTCTGTCCAGACATCGGCATTGTCCGGGTCCAGGGCCAGGGCCTTGCGGTAGGCGTCAATGGCCTGCTGATACCGGTTGGAATCAAAAAAGAGATGGCCCAGATGAATCCAGGCCTCGACATTGTCGGGATCAGCGGCAACCTCCTGCTCCAGCGCCAGCATCCGCTCGGCCTGGTCGGTGGAAATCTGGTCCGGGGCCGCGGCCTGGGCCGGCGGCCCGGCCGGGACCTGTCCGGCAGGACCCGACTTTAGGGCGCTGTAGAACACCCCGCCGAGGAAACCGGTGACCAGGGCGACGAACACCGCAATATAGAGTGTTTCCCTTTTCA encodes:
- a CDS encoding tetratricopeptide repeat protein, whose amino-acid sequence is MARKQVPAANYVKRETLYIAVFVALVTGFLGGVFYSALKSGPAGQVPAGPPAQAAAPDQISTDQAERMLALEQEVAADPDNVEAWIHLGHLFFDSNRYQQAIDAYRKALALDPDNADVWTDLGVMYRRTGQPREAISAFDRAMTINPGHEQSRFNKGIVLRYDLNDKAGAIKAWEEVLSINPNATTPNGVPLGKAINQL